A genome region from Anopheles stephensi strain Indian chromosome 2, UCI_ANSTEP_V1.0, whole genome shotgun sequence includes the following:
- the LOC118508313 gene encoding fork head domain-containing protein FD4-like translates to MPRPSRDSYGDQKPPYSYISLTAMAIWSSPEKMLSLNDIYQFITDRFPYYRTNTQRWQNSLRHNLSFNDCFIKVPRRPDRPGKGAYWTLHPKAFDMFQNGSLLRRRKRFKLHQNDKECLNEEFIALANMNRFFMAQNGAPTYHHHHHDPAAYYPPLSEPSVVYAPISPPLSPPEDIGGVLGGSQVGGGSVAGSESPVSVASLPTTAPATAATTTTTATSNPKPKRSFTIESLIEPDSSSDSEESTAPPYQQFQQQQQLEHLRHLSQQQLMSNLTAFNEYAAAVQHHQQQHQQQQHQAAVAAAAAAAYAGSVPLHPLLLPLGKMQSPATYFLHSGAPYHHHHHHPHHLHHLYPGHLPTSSAVAAAAAAAAAAAVAATGPTHLHHPHHELVAHQGLRPEPPTLAIA, encoded by the coding sequence ATGCCTCGGCCATCACGCGATTCGTACGGCGATCAGAAGCCACCGTACTCATACATCTCCCTCACAGCGATGGCCATCTGGTCGTCGCCGGAGAAGATGCTCTCGCTGAACGACATCTACCAGTTCATCACGGACCGATTCCCATACTATCGCACCAACACCCAGCGCTGGCAGAACTCGCTCCGGCACAACCTAAGCTTCAACGATTGCTTCATCAAGGTACCGCGAAGACCGGACAGGCCGGGCAAGGGCGCCTACTGGACGCTACACCCGAAAGCCTTCGACATGTTCCAGAACGGAAGCTTGCTCCGTCGGCGAAAGCGCTTCAAGCTGCACCAGAACGACAAGGAGTGCCTGAACGAGGAGTTTATCGCGCTGGCCAACATGAACCGATTCTTCATGGCACAGAACGGTGCACCGAcgtaccaccatcaccatcatgatCCGGCCGCCTATTATCCACCACTATCGGAACCGAGCGTGGTGTATGCGCCTATCTCACCGCCGCTTTCGCCACCGGAGGACATCGGTGGAGTGCTTGGTGGGTCCCAGGTTGGAGGTGGAAGTGTTGCCGGATCCGAGTCACCTGTCAGTGTTGCTTCCCTGCCAACCACAGCACCAGCGACAgcggcgacgacgacaacgacggcCACGAGTAATCCTAAACCAAAGCGatccttcacgatcgaaagccTGATCGAGCCGGACAGTTCGTCCGATTCGGAGGAAAGCACAGCACCACCGTACCAGcagttccagcagcagcaacagctagAACACCTGCGCCATCTAagtcagcagcagctgatGAGCAATCTGACCGCGTTCAACGAGTATGCGGCAGCCGTGcaacatcaccagcagcagcaccagcagcaacagcaccaagcAGCCGTAGCCGCAGCAGCCGCAGCGGCGTATGCAGGAAGTGTCCCACTGCATCCGCTACTCCTACCGCTAGGGAAGATGCAATCACCCGCCACCTACTTCCTACACTCCGGTGCGCcctaccaccatcatcaccaccatcctcACCATCTGCATCATCTCTATCCTGGCCATCTACCGACGTCCTCGGCAGTCGCGGCAGCCGCTGCAgctgccgcagcagcagcagtcgcgGCTACCGGACCAACGCACCTTCATCATCCGCACCACGAGCTAGTGGCCCATCAAGGTTTGCGCCCGGAACCACCGACGCTAGCGATCGCGTAA